One window of Desulfovibrio aminophilus genomic DNA carries:
- the fabZ gene encoding 3-hydroxyacyl-ACP dehydratase FabZ, translated as MADAAVAIDIQRILGMLPHRYPFLLVDRVTEVDYEARSITAYKNVTVNEPFFQGHFPGLPVMPGVLIMEALAQAGGLYVLSHPELDLNGKLFLFASADKVKFRRPVVPGDQLFLHVSDFRRKMTLWKMSAVAKVNGETAAAGEFSAAMVNKEIF; from the coding sequence ATGGCTGACGCCGCCGTCGCCATCGACATCCAGCGCATCCTCGGCATGCTGCCGCACCGCTATCCGTTCCTGCTGGTGGACCGGGTCACCGAGGTGGACTATGAGGCCCGGAGCATCACAGCCTACAAGAACGTGACCGTGAACGAGCCCTTCTTTCAGGGGCATTTCCCCGGCCTGCCGGTGATGCCCGGCGTGCTCATCATGGAGGCCCTGGCCCAGGCCGGAGGGCTCTACGTGCTCTCCCACCCTGAGCTGGACCTGAACGGAAAACTTTTTCTTTTCGCCAGCGCCGACAAGGTGAAATTCCGCCGTCCGGTGGTTCCCGGGGACCAGTTGTTCCTGCATGTGAGCGACTTTCGTCGAAAGATGACCCTTTGGAAGATGTCGGCCGTGGCCAAGGTGAACGGAGAGACGGCCGCAGCCGGAGAGTTCTCCGCTGCCATGGTCAACAAGGAGATTTTTTAG
- a CDS encoding OmpH family outer membrane protein translates to MKKILAAMLFLVFALQVPAFAGALKVGVVDRGAVLKKSEPGAAALAKLKAQGESMRADLERQKKDIEKMREDLQKQGMVLSMEAKQEKDLQFKRRVRDFQDTQAGYEQKIKAAEAQALDPVWKMLNEVIQNYAKKNEFTLVLEKNDLMVLYSEASIDMDAAVIQELNATWKAKGGK, encoded by the coding sequence ATGAAAAAGATTCTCGCGGCGATGCTTTTCCTCGTCTTCGCGCTTCAGGTTCCGGCCTTCGCCGGAGCGCTCAAGGTCGGCGTCGTGGACCGCGGCGCCGTGCTCAAGAAGTCCGAGCCGGGCGCCGCCGCCCTGGCCAAGCTCAAGGCGCAGGGCGAGAGCATGCGCGCCGATCTCGAGCGCCAGAAGAAGGACATTGAGAAGATGCGCGAGGATCTCCAGAAGCAGGGCATGGTCCTGTCCATGGAAGCCAAGCAGGAGAAGGATCTTCAGTTCAAGCGCCGCGTCCGCGACTTCCAGGACACCCAGGCCGGCTACGAGCAGAAGATCAAGGCCGCCGAGGCCCAGGCCCTGGACCCGGTCTGGAAGATGCTCAACGAGGTGATCCAGAACTACGCCAAGAAAAATGAGTTCACCCTGGTCCTGGAGAAGAACGACCTCATGGTGCTCTATTCCGAGGCGAGCATCGACATGGACGCGGCCGTCATCCAGGAGCTGAACGCCACCTGGAAGGCCAAGGGCGGCAAGTAG
- a CDS encoding LpxI family protein, whose amino-acid sequence MNDTPAVIGLIAGGRQYPLLVARGVKAAGHRLVAVAFTGHSNMDVAGLADEFREMKLGQLGKLIDYFKHNHVSRVIMAGTINKPKAMDVRHLDMRALRLVFKRKDKGDDALLRALASEFESEGMPVVPAHAFLPDLLTPEGVLSRRAPDEREMSDARFAIEVARALGRLDIGQCVVVREGIVTAVEALEGTDETVRRGCSLGGPGCVVAKVFKPGQEDRVDLPSIGPDTLRIMAQGGASCLVVEAGKSLFFDREAALAEADRAGIAIYGFPGARDGASGSC is encoded by the coding sequence ATGAACGACACCCCGGCAGTCATCGGCCTCATTGCCGGCGGCCGTCAATACCCTCTGCTCGTGGCCCGGGGAGTCAAGGCCGCCGGGCATCGCCTGGTGGCGGTCGCGTTCACCGGGCATTCCAACATGGATGTGGCCGGTCTGGCCGACGAGTTCCGCGAGATGAAGCTTGGCCAACTCGGCAAGCTCATCGACTATTTCAAGCACAATCACGTCAGTCGGGTGATCATGGCCGGGACCATCAACAAGCCCAAGGCCATGGATGTCCGGCACCTGGACATGCGCGCCCTGAGACTCGTCTTCAAGCGCAAGGACAAGGGCGACGACGCGCTGTTGCGCGCCCTGGCCTCGGAGTTCGAATCCGAGGGAATGCCCGTGGTTCCGGCCCATGCCTTTCTTCCCGATCTGCTCACTCCCGAGGGCGTGCTGAGCCGCCGCGCCCCGGACGAACGGGAGATGTCCGACGCCCGCTTCGCCATCGAGGTGGCCCGCGCCTTGGGCCGTCTGGACATCGGCCAGTGCGTGGTGGTGCGCGAGGGCATCGTCACCGCCGTGGAGGCCTTGGAGGGCACGGATGAGACCGTGCGCCGGGGCTGCTCCCTGGGCGGGCCCGGCTGCGTGGTGGCCAAGGTCTTCAAGCCCGGCCAGGAGGACCGCGTGGACCTGCCGAGCATCGGCCCGGACACCCTGCGGATCATGGCCCAGGGCGGCGCGAGCTGCCTTGTCGTGGAGGCGGGCAAGAGCCTGTTTTTCGACCGCGAGGCCGCCCTGGCCGAGGCCGACAGGGCGGGCATCGCGATCTATGGTTTTCCCGGGGCCAGGGACGGGGCCTCGGGATCCTGCTGA
- a CDS encoding AsmA family protein: MTVFLRVLRILIAILLFLGVLAGGGLFLLSNHLDSPAFRERLAAELRTLTGRPVRLDGKLRVTLFPVLGVEAEHIVLGSPEDFGEEPFVTADRLVVGLGLRPLWERRLDLSTVAVDGLSVNLVRLPGGRGNWEDWGTPAAPAESAAPAVTDAQSVVAALPAFVVRGLAVSRAVLRFDDRESGEAVVLNGLSLRTGAFSLGQPVAFSLMADLDWEGMGLDAHAQLSGKMNTDFESEDGSLFQGAVLQLDVAGGPLPKGSRAVLLADLDFDYRQGALALHDFRMKTLGLQLAGSVSGTHLYDAPKLTGHFEVKPFNPRAFLERNFPELKPRRGDTLKNASFSAEIAGDASSVALTDMVLVLDDTRVTGSLTQKGFAHPRYEYDLSANVVDLERYSGLWEEKAGDRKAAPAAKGEAAVAAGAPVVLLLKHHVQGRLAVSAFRAPGIQASDCQLESTTGDGRLRSELKTAKMLGGAVSATLTAQSRKNAGVSDLLLTASLRGADIDLARVPCLTEPRSWRLNGKGSVTANLELPLADLSRAPTVREILAGLKAEVGLSTQAGSLTLAGKGPAEKYDFSAADVTLRLAPTPQPAPGEGLSANTDLSLRVARASPRQTAEGRVQGLVLLPKSGGVRLSGAATRLALSSVFGRGEEVRADLSGQTDLDSAAETLAVRGLKAQGMGLGLTADLAGTKVFSDNFTFTGTAEFRQFNMRRVLKLFRLPQPNTADPGVLDELTGTTGFSFTANGVTCSDMKLSMDDTPLTGRVSVTDFTSPRIAFSVQAGALDLDRYLSPRRRQDGPGGGKGGVSGGRAKAHPEPLPLAALRSLNAEGDAGFKSFKAYDITLTNVKLGLKAANGDVRLKPLSGGFYGGRLDGGLTLKADPKSLAASLVLDAREFQCGAFLQDALRKEYLRGPANLALNLTSFGATDTDLLRNLAGTVKLGMGEGSYRLFGLGTGTDTAARTTFSSLGASFAVQRGVFSTDDFAMRGSLVSATGKGHFSLAEETIEMIINATLVATPNVPIRVYGDLYDPSFALPPVKLLNNTVQDILGIPAKSLKLLKDLF; this comes from the coding sequence ATGACCGTGTTCCTGCGCGTGCTGCGCATTTTGATCGCGATTCTGCTCTTTCTCGGCGTGCTGGCCGGGGGAGGGCTCTTCCTCTTGTCGAATCATTTGGATTCTCCCGCTTTCCGCGAGCGCCTGGCCGCCGAGCTGCGGACCCTCACCGGCCGTCCGGTCCGTCTGGACGGCAAGCTGCGTGTGACCCTCTTCCCGGTGCTCGGCGTGGAGGCGGAACACATCGTCCTGGGCAGCCCCGAGGATTTCGGGGAGGAACCCTTCGTCACCGCCGACCGCCTGGTGGTCGGCCTGGGATTGCGGCCCCTCTGGGAACGGCGGCTGGACTTGAGCACCGTGGCCGTGGACGGGCTGTCCGTGAACCTTGTGCGCCTGCCCGGCGGCAGGGGCAACTGGGAGGACTGGGGAACGCCCGCGGCTCCGGCTGAATCCGCGGCTCCGGCCGTGACCGACGCGCAATCGGTCGTCGCCGCGTTGCCCGCCTTCGTTGTGCGCGGTCTGGCGGTTTCCCGGGCCGTGTTGCGCTTCGACGACCGCGAGAGCGGCGAGGCCGTGGTGCTCAACGGCCTGAGCCTGCGCACCGGCGCCTTCAGCCTGGGACAGCCCGTGGCCTTCAGCCTGATGGCCGACCTCGACTGGGAGGGCATGGGGCTGGACGCCCACGCCCAGTTGTCCGGCAAGATGAATACGGACTTCGAGTCCGAGGACGGCAGCCTGTTCCAAGGGGCCGTCCTCCAGTTGGACGTGGCCGGAGGGCCGCTGCCCAAGGGCTCGCGGGCGGTCCTGCTGGCCGACCTGGACTTCGACTACCGCCAGGGCGCGCTCGCGCTGCACGATTTCCGCATGAAGACCCTGGGTCTGCAACTGGCGGGCAGCGTCTCGGGCACGCATCTCTACGACGCGCCCAAGCTGACCGGTCACTTCGAAGTGAAGCCCTTCAATCCCCGCGCGTTTCTGGAGCGCAACTTTCCGGAACTGAAGCCGAGGCGCGGGGATACGTTGAAAAACGCCTCCTTCAGCGCCGAGATCGCGGGCGACGCGTCCTCCGTGGCGCTCACGGACATGGTCCTGGTCCTGGACGACACCCGCGTGACCGGCTCCCTGACCCAGAAGGGCTTCGCCCATCCCCGCTACGAATATGACCTGAGCGCCAACGTCGTGGACCTGGAACGCTACAGCGGGCTCTGGGAGGAGAAGGCGGGTGATCGCAAGGCCGCCCCGGCGGCGAAGGGCGAGGCGGCGGTGGCCGCCGGCGCGCCGGTCGTGCTGTTGTTGAAGCATCATGTGCAGGGCCGCCTGGCCGTGAGCGCGTTCCGCGCCCCGGGCATCCAGGCCTCGGATTGCCAATTGGAATCGACCACCGGCGACGGGCGGCTGCGCTCCGAGCTGAAGACGGCCAAGATGCTCGGCGGCGCCGTGTCGGCCACGCTTACGGCCCAGTCCCGCAAGAACGCCGGCGTCTCCGATCTGCTTCTCACCGCGAGCCTGCGCGGCGCGGACATCGACCTGGCCCGCGTGCCCTGCCTGACCGAGCCCCGTTCCTGGCGGTTGAACGGCAAGGGTTCCGTCACGGCGAATCTGGAGCTGCCCCTGGCGGACCTGTCCAGGGCTCCCACGGTTCGGGAGATTCTGGCCGGGCTCAAGGCCGAGGTCGGGTTGTCGACCCAGGCCGGATCGCTGACCCTGGCGGGCAAGGGGCCGGCGGAGAAATACGACTTCAGCGCCGCCGACGTGACGTTGCGCCTCGCCCCGACGCCCCAGCCCGCCCCCGGAGAGGGCCTTTCCGCCAACACGGACCTGAGCCTGCGGGTGGCCCGCGCCTCTCCCCGCCAGACCGCCGAGGGCCGCGTGCAGGGGCTGGTGCTCCTGCCCAAGTCCGGCGGGGTGCGGCTGAGCGGGGCGGCCACGCGGTTGGCCCTGTCCAGCGTGTTCGGACGAGGCGAGGAGGTCCGCGCCGACCTGTCCGGCCAGACGGACCTGGACAGCGCGGCCGAAACCCTGGCCGTGCGCGGGTTGAAGGCCCAGGGCATGGGCCTCGGCCTGACCGCGGACCTGGCCGGGACCAAGGTCTTCAGCGACAATTTCACCTTCACCGGCACGGCCGAGTTCCGTCAGTTCAACATGCGCCGCGTGCTCAAGCTGTTCCGCCTGCCGCAGCCGAACACGGCCGACCCCGGCGTGCTGGACGAGCTGACCGGAACCACGGGCTTTTCGTTCACCGCCAATGGCGTGACCTGCTCCGACATGAAGCTGAGCATGGACGACACCCCGCTCACCGGGCGGGTGTCGGTGACGGACTTCACGTCCCCGCGCATCGCCTTCTCGGTGCAGGCCGGAGCCCTGGACCTGGACCGGTATCTGTCGCCGCGCCGCAGGCAGGACGGCCCGGGGGGAGGAAAGGGCGGCGTCTCCGGCGGCAGGGCCAAGGCGCATCCCGAACCCCTGCCCCTGGCCGCGCTGCGGTCGCTGAACGCCGAGGGCGATGCCGGGTTCAAGAGCTTCAAGGCCTATGACATCACCCTGACCAACGTGAAGCTGGGCCTCAAGGCGGCCAACGGCGACGTGCGGCTCAAGCCGCTGAGCGGGGGATTCTACGGCGGTCGCCTGGACGGCGGTCTGACCCTCAAGGCCGATCCCAAGTCCCTGGCGGCCTCGCTCGTCCTGGACGCCCGGGAGTTCCAGTGCGGGGCCTTCCTCCAGGACGCCCTGCGCAAGGAATATCTGCGCGGGCCCGCGAACCTGGCCCTGAACCTGACCTCCTTCGGCGCCACGGACACGGACCTGCTGCGCAATCTGGCGGGGACCGTGAAGCTCGGCATGGGCGAGGGCTCATATCGCCTCTTCGGGCTGGGAACGGGCACGGACACCGCCGCGCGCACGACCTTCAGCAGTCTGGGAGCCTCCTTCGCGGTGCAGCGGGGCGTCTTCTCCACCGACGACTTCGCCATGCGGGGCTCGCTGGTCTCGGCAACGGGCAAGGGGCATTTCAGTCTGGCCGAGGAGACCATCGAGATGATCATCAACGCCACCCTGGTGGCCACGCCCAACGTGCCCATCCGGGTCTACGGCGATCTCTACGACCCCAGCTTCGCCCTGCCTCCGGTGAAGCTCCTGAACAACACGGTGCAGGACATCCTCGGCATTCCCGCCAAGTCGCTCAAGCTGCTCAAGGACCTTTTCTGA
- the lpxD gene encoding UDP-3-O-(3-hydroxymyristoyl)glucosamine N-acyltransferase, whose product MSFLLAELAARLGIRSQGPDKAIQGVNTLEKAGPDEIAFLASPKYAHQLEKTRAGAVLLDEKHAPCVESALVSPNVRLDWARVVSLFARPQGSLSGRHARAFIHPEAVVHESATVYPFAFIGPRAEIGAESTVFPGCYVGEDCRLGEGCILYPNVVLMAGVRLGDRVVIHPGTSIGADGYGYVQGPAGHVKVPQIGRVEIEDDVEIGANAAVDRAALDATRIGRGTKIDNLVQIAHNVQIGPHCLLVSQVGVAGSTTVGAGVVMGGQAGVADNLSIGDGAMLAAQVGVGRDVPAKTAVGGSPHMEYNSFLRSGLALPKLPELLHRVRRLEKEIESLKAAREGGQNG is encoded by the coding sequence ATGTCGTTTCTGCTGGCGGAACTGGCCGCGCGGCTGGGCATCCGGTCGCAAGGGCCGGACAAGGCCATCCAGGGCGTGAACACCCTGGAGAAGGCCGGTCCCGACGAGATCGCCTTTTTGGCCAGTCCCAAGTATGCGCATCAGCTTGAAAAAACCCGCGCCGGGGCCGTGCTTCTCGACGAGAAGCACGCCCCGTGCGTGGAGTCCGCCCTGGTCAGCCCCAACGTGCGGCTTGACTGGGCGCGGGTGGTTTCGCTCTTCGCGCGGCCTCAGGGTTCCCTGAGCGGCCGCCACGCGCGGGCCTTCATTCATCCCGAGGCCGTGGTCCATGAATCCGCCACGGTCTATCCCTTCGCCTTCATCGGCCCTCGGGCCGAGATCGGCGCCGAATCGACCGTCTTTCCCGGCTGCTACGTGGGCGAGGACTGCCGCCTGGGCGAGGGGTGCATCCTTTATCCCAACGTGGTGCTCATGGCCGGCGTCCGGCTCGGCGACCGGGTCGTCATTCATCCCGGCACGTCCATCGGCGCGGACGGCTACGGTTATGTTCAGGGGCCCGCCGGGCACGTGAAAGTGCCACAGATCGGCCGGGTGGAGATCGAGGACGACGTGGAGATCGGGGCGAACGCCGCCGTGGACCGCGCGGCGCTCGACGCCACGCGCATCGGCCGGGGCACCAAGATCGACAACCTGGTGCAGATCGCCCACAACGTGCAGATCGGCCCCCACTGCCTGCTCGTCAGCCAGGTGGGCGTCGCCGGCAGCACCACGGTCGGCGCCGGGGTGGTCATGGGCGGCCAGGCGGGCGTGGCCGACAATCTGAGCATCGGCGACGGCGCCATGCTGGCGGCCCAGGTGGGCGTGGGCCGGGACGTCCCGGCCAAGACCGCTGTGGGCGGTTCGCCGCACATGGAATACAACAGTTTTCTTCGTTCCGGCTTGGCCCTGCCCAAGCTGCCCGAGTTGCTGCACCGGGTGCGTCGGCTGGAGAAGGAGATCGAGTCGCTCAAGGCGGCTCGGGAAGGAGGCCAGAATGGCTGA
- the lpxA gene encoding acyl-ACP--UDP-N-acetylglucosamine O-acyltransferase, translating into MARNIHPTAVIHKSAKVGKGTVIGPYVVIDADVVIGENCRIEPFVHIKRFVRMGAGNHVHSNACIGGEPQHLGFKGEDTLVEIGDNNIIRESVTIHRGTAQGHGKTVLGSNCLLMAYAHIAHDCVVGDKVILANSVNLAGHVEVGDCVVVSGMAAVQQWIKIGEFAFLGGASGYNLDIPPYMLAHGVRGKLFGPNLIGLKRHGFTAKACQALKKAYRIIFRSGLGKEEALARVEAELSGFPEVDRLVGFIRDSKNGVAPASASKNGNGE; encoded by the coding sequence GTGGCCAGGAACATCCATCCCACCGCGGTCATTCACAAGTCCGCCAAGGTGGGCAAGGGCACGGTCATCGGCCCCTACGTCGTCATCGACGCGGACGTGGTCATCGGCGAGAACTGCCGCATCGAGCCCTTCGTGCACATCAAGCGCTTCGTGCGCATGGGCGCGGGCAACCACGTCCACTCCAACGCCTGTATCGGCGGCGAGCCCCAGCACCTGGGCTTCAAGGGCGAAGACACCCTGGTGGAGATCGGCGACAACAACATCATCCGCGAGAGCGTCACCATCCATCGCGGCACGGCCCAGGGGCACGGCAAGACCGTGCTCGGATCCAACTGCCTGCTCATGGCCTACGCCCACATCGCCCACGATTGCGTGGTGGGCGACAAGGTCATCCTGGCCAACTCCGTGAACCTGGCCGGTCACGTGGAGGTGGGGGACTGCGTGGTGGTCAGCGGCATGGCCGCCGTGCAGCAGTGGATCAAGATCGGCGAGTTCGCCTTCCTCGGCGGGGCCAGCGGCTACAACCTGGACATCCCGCCCTACATGCTGGCCCACGGCGTGCGCGGCAAGCTCTTCGGCCCCAACCTCATAGGCCTCAAGCGCCACGGCTTCACGGCCAAGGCCTGCCAGGCGCTGAAGAAGGCCTACCGGATCATCTTCCGCTCCGGCCTGGGCAAGGAAGAGGCCCTGGCGCGCGTGGAGGCGGAACTGTCCGGTTTCCCCGAGGTGGACCGGCTGGTGGGCTTCATCCGCGACAGCAAGAACGGCGTCGCCCCGGCTTCGGCCAGCAAGAACGGCAACGGAGAATAA
- a CDS encoding YihY/virulence factor BrkB family protein: MTEDSTGKGLDKVQANLKRHFNQDIWAGDGGGGGWFRRALNAVSRWSYLVASGFFENQCLIRASALTFTTILSIVPFLAVAFAISKGFGIQNTEFVRGMLLRITGDRAEVVEKILSYIANTNVRTLGWLGVATLLATVFSMVGTVEKAFNTIWEVRRGRTAWRKFTDFFSVILVCPLIILVSASLTVSLRKSDIVRELLSVSVIGGLEGLALQIVPVLLISMAFTFAYAFIPNTPVRLSAAAVGGFVAGVLWQSAQWAYINWQIGVTKYNAIYGSFAQLPLLLVWLYISWVIVLLGAEMAHAQQNLNSFTTRRFLGRASLEERQKVALLLMLVATRRFLDGEAPASMLDLARRLAVPVELMGDLCSRLSSSGLVVLGGENSRADVALARNPERIRVFEVLDAMSGRVPFQDRFDLTGGRFRFVDETFDALRRAAQESQANRTLAEFSGCLEPDRHAEAESVSKA, translated from the coding sequence ATGACCGAAGACTCGACCGGGAAGGGGCTGGACAAGGTCCAGGCCAACCTGAAGCGGCATTTCAATCAGGATATCTGGGCCGGGGACGGCGGGGGCGGCGGCTGGTTCCGCCGCGCGCTCAACGCCGTGTCGCGCTGGAGCTATCTCGTGGCCAGCGGGTTCTTCGAGAACCAGTGCCTGATCCGGGCCTCGGCCCTGACCTTCACCACCATCCTCTCCATCGTGCCGTTCCTGGCCGTGGCCTTCGCCATTTCCAAGGGCTTCGGCATCCAGAACACGGAGTTCGTCCGGGGCATGCTCCTGCGGATCACCGGTGACCGCGCCGAGGTGGTGGAGAAGATCCTGAGCTACATCGCCAACACCAACGTGCGCACCCTGGGCTGGCTCGGCGTGGCCACGCTCCTGGCCACGGTCTTCTCCATGGTCGGCACCGTGGAGAAGGCCTTCAACACCATCTGGGAGGTGCGTCGCGGGCGCACGGCCTGGCGCAAGTTCACGGACTTCTTCTCCGTGATCCTCGTCTGCCCGCTCATCATCCTGGTCTCGGCCAGCCTGACCGTCAGCCTGCGCAAGAGCGACATCGTCCGGGAACTGCTCTCGGTCTCGGTCATCGGCGGCCTGGAAGGCCTCGCCCTCCAGATCGTGCCCGTGCTGCTCATCTCGATGGCCTTCACCTTCGCCTACGCCTTCATCCCCAACACCCCGGTGCGGCTCTCGGCCGCGGCCGTGGGCGGCTTCGTCGCCGGAGTGCTCTGGCAGTCCGCCCAGTGGGCCTACATCAACTGGCAGATCGGCGTGACCAAGTACAACGCCATCTACGGCAGCTTCGCCCAGCTTCCGCTGCTCCTGGTCTGGCTCTACATCAGCTGGGTCATCGTGCTGCTGGGGGCGGAGATGGCCCACGCCCAGCAGAACCTGAACAGCTTCACCACGCGGCGGTTCCTGGGGCGGGCCAGCCTGGAGGAGCGCCAGAAGGTGGCCCTGCTGCTCATGCTCGTGGCCACCCGGCGGTTCCTCGACGGCGAGGCCCCGGCCTCCATGCTTGATCTGGCCCGGCGTCTGGCCGTGCCGGTGGAGCTGATGGGTGATCTCTGCTCGCGCCTGTCCTCGTCCGGGCTCGTGGTCCTCGGCGGGGAGAACAGCCGGGCCGACGTGGCTCTGGCCCGCAATCCCGAACGCATCCGCGTGTTCGAGGTGCTGGACGCCATGTCCGGCCGCGTGCCCTTCCAGGACCGCTTCGACCTCACCGGCGGGCGCTTCCGTTTCGTGGACGAAACCTTCGACGCCCTGCGCCGCGCGGCCCAGGAGAGCCAGGCCAACCGCACGCTCGCGGAGTTTTCGGGCTGCCTTGAGCCGGACCGCCACGCGGAGGCGGAATCCGTTTCCAAGGCCTGA